The Candidatus Poribacteria bacterium region TCTATGTCTGAAAGATTAAAGAAGTGGTGGATATCCTCCCAATAAGTAACACACAATGCTCCGAGATCTGATAACTCATCAGAAAGTTCAAGGGTAACGATGTCCAAGCCAGTTTCTTCTGAAACGGTCTCCAATTCACCAAGCGATTGTTCAGAAATATCACGAGAAATAACTAAGACATAAACTTGAGGGTCTTGTAAATGTCTCTTCACTATATTGATATCTCTCACAATTTCTATATCCCTGGGCTTATTTCCTTCGCTGTAGTTCTTGACCTGTATTGATGCCTCATCTGTCAGGTTCCTAGCATCGCCTCTTGGTTGGTCGCCAGATATCGCAACAACAAAACGGACTTTGAGAAATGATGTTAGCAGTGTGGCAACGAGTTTTTCAAAGTCTACGGGTTTTACTGACTGGACGAGTTCTTTTAACTTTTGCCAACCCTGTTCAACTGCTTCAGCTTCGTCTGGCTGCAGATTTTGACGTGATTTGAGATTAACCTGAAATTCTACCTCGTGGGTTTCGTCCCAATAGTCAGCAAGGCTATGCGTATCCCAAAATTCACCTATCTCTTCTGGTGTTGCATCGGGAGGAGGCATTGGATCCCGTTTTTTATCTTTGTCTTCCATAATTCCTTCGCTCCGTTCTGGTCATATCTCTTGCGCTGATAATCAACGCCCGGCGATTTGGTTTTTGAATGAAAAAAATGATGAGATAGCGTCCCGCGTCTGTTTGTCCCATAGCCGAGTAAACATCTTCACCAGACCGATTGCCTTTAGAGACGAAACGAAAACGAGGACGATTGGTTAAGACTTCTTCAACTTCTGTTTTTGCTACACCATGCTTCGTCGCTAATTTATCAACAAATTGTTGCTGCCATATAATCTCATCAATCAGCAAATTTCCGCTCCGGTCCTGTATCAGTATTCTGGCGATTAGCTTGGTGCTTGTAGAGGTAAGTTTTCAGATTAAAATGCAGATTCGGGCGAATGTCACAAACTTTCCCGATTCTCTTTCCTTGCAGCATTATATCATATCGTTTAGCGTCTTTGCAACATTTTGTTGATGTGATTTGTCTATAAACATGACACCCCTACGGGGCTAAAGAAATGGGGGTATCCTCAGCAAAGGGGTTGCGTAAGTCCTGAAAGTTACGGCACGCGGTGTATACCTACTATAATGCAGGTAATCCGTTAACAATATCTACTGTTTCCAAACTAACCGTAATAACCTGTCCAATCAACCGGAGAATATACTCTGGATCTTCCTCGCGATTCGGGTTGTTGACGAGGCCGCTCCGTTTGTCCACCTTGACGCGATACTGATCCACAACCCATTCCAATGCTGAACGATTTCCCAACCGATACGCAAATGCCTCAGGTGGGATTCCCTCTAATGTGAGGAAGTCATTGTATTTCAACTGCGTTTTGTCGTTGGAGAATTTCATTCGCTCCACACGCAGATTCACTTGCATCCCCGGTGTTTCAATCGGATTGAGTTTAGCGTATTCGGGTTGAGATTCGTAGTTGACGTGAAGTTCTGCTAACCGCGCCCCTGCCTTTACAAACCCCCAGAAGCCCTCGGCAAAAGGAATATGTGGTAAATCGCGCTTGAGGTTTTCTTGATACCGCTCGCGATAATCGGAATGATGCAGGAGACCGTAGGTATAGTGGAAAATGTCCCACTTGGTGATGGTGTCATCTTCGTAATGCACTCGGAACTGTGTCAATGCCCAATCGGTGATGTTCTCGCGGCGGCTGGTGCCATCCTCATCGTAGGTATAGAATGGAAAGCACTGTGTCGGCGATCCAAAACCACCGGTCATGACATTCACAGGAATGCAATTACTCACTAAACAAGCGAACGGCCTTTCGGGAGTCATGTTGACACAGAGAATTCGATTTTCCCGTTCCGATTCAAGTGTGGGAAAAATGGAAGGAAATACATAAACGCGCTCATTCATTATCCTATCAAAAAACAGATTTGTTTTTGTAAACGGGCGGTAGATGGACAGACGTAATTTTGATTCAGCAAATTCTGCAAGTTGTCCCGCTTTCAGTTTACGTTTTAAGTTTTCACTCCAACTGATTTTCTGTGGATCGGAATCGACAAAATCATCAAGATTCACTCCCGCGTTGTTTTTTGGACCCATCCATTCAAGTGTTTGAGCATTGTAGAATTTTATCATCCGCTGAATGTTTTCAGTGAGAGAGTCTCTATCAAAGTTGTAAACCCAGGCATCTCGGTTCGTTGACACGCCGAGACTGTAGGTTTTAAAAAGCGTTCCCTCCGCATTACCTTTGATCGCCTTTGTTATCTTACTCCCCATAGGAATAAAGGTGTCAAAATCGGCATGGAGACCTCCGGTGAGCCATGTATACCGCTTATCAGGTGTCAGTTTTTGCCAATCCAAATTACCAACATGCTGGTTTTCGTCCAGAAACGTGAAGGTACGCGCTTTACTCACGTCCACCGTTTCATCGTTATAGAAGATACGCGCTGGAGATATCTCCCCACTTCGTTTTGACTTTACGAGGAAATTGACACTCACACCGACCTGAATGCCGAATACATTGGAATCTCCGGGCTGTCCCTTACGAACATTCCCACCTAAATTCAAAATATAGAGCGTGTTAAACTCTTCGGCGAGGTGTCTCCGCATGCCATCAAACATTTGCCCGTCAATAAAACTGTTGTTCGTCACAAATGCGACAATCCCCTCATCGCTAAGTTTATCCATTGCCCATCGGAACGCCTTGACATAAGGGTCGTAGAGTTTATTTTTCGACTGTGCATTAGAGTCAGCGGCAAATGTGTTTCGCAC contains the following coding sequences:
- a CDS encoding N-6 DNA methylase, which encodes MPTLNIKPTHKPIKNYYTELKEYEKIGAEHEGAVRIAFQNLLQHYCRQVNLILVCEKTRYTKTNKRIRLDGEIVDAFGLLHGHWEAKDTQDDLPTEAQRKSEAGYPFKNIIIQSPNRALLYQNGHLRLDCDLTDPKNLINLFETFFGYQEENIVDWYAAVEEFREKVPVLGRGVAKRIQTEMQDNPAFLQAFQSFHQQCKASIDPNLTEAQVEEMLIQHLLTERIFRTVFDNPDFTNRNIIAQEIEKVIHILTRRSPSRSEFLRPLNPFYVAIEKTAAAITDFSQKQDFLNTVYEQFFQGFSVKVADTHGIVYTPQPIVDFMVKSVEHILKTEFGRSLSDMGVHIIDPFVGTGNFIVRLMQEIQGRRLPQKYREELHCNEVMLLPYYIANLNIEHAYFERTDSYEPFPHICFVDTFDTVDLMDAPHQTGQFSYFTPENTLRVEEQRETPMFVVIGNPPYNARQTNENDNNRNRPHTAVDSRVRNTFAADSNAQSKNKLYDPYVKAFRWAMDKLSDEGIVAFVTNNSFIDGQMFDGMRRHLAEEFNTLYILNLGGNVRKGQPGDSNVFGIQVGVSVNFLVKSKRSGEISPARIFYNDETVDVSKARTFTFLDENQHVGNLDWQKLTPDKRYTWLTGGLHADFDTFIPMGSKITKAIKGNAEGTLFKTYSLGVSTNRDAWVYNFDRDSLTENIQRMIKFYNAQTLEWMGPKNNAGVNLDDFVDSDPQKISWSENLKRKLKAGQLAEFAESKLRLSIYRPFTKTNLFFDRIMNERVYVFPSIFPTLESERENRILCVNMTPERPFACLVSNCIPVNVMTGGFGSPTQCFPFYTYDEDGTSRRENITDWALTQFRVHYEDDTITKWDIFHYTYGLLHHSDYRERYQENLKRDLPHIPFAEGFWGFVKAGARLAELHVNYESQPEYAKLNPIETPGMQVNLRVERMKFSNDKTQLKYNDFLTLEGIPPEAFAYRLGNRSALEWVVDQYRVKVDKRSGLVNNPNREEDPEYILRLIGQVITVSLETVDIVNGLPAL
- a CDS encoding BrnT family toxin, whose amino-acid sequence is MLIDEIIWQQQFVDKLATKHGVAKTEVEEVLTNRPRFRFVSKGNRSGEDVYSAMGQTDAGRYLIIFFIQKPNRRALIISARDMTRTERRNYGRQR